In a genomic window of Pseudomonas oryzihabitans:
- a CDS encoding acyl-CoA thioesterase codes for MTTREAEIQRRTALAETRVAKAVFPPTTNHHDTLFGGTALAWMDEVSFITATRFCRKKLVTVSTDRIDFNHPIPAGSIVELIGRVVKVGNTSLKVQVEVFVEGMLAEGRERAINGAFSFVAVDEAGKPTPVLPGFAA; via the coding sequence ATGACGACCCGCGAAGCGGAAATCCAACGGCGTACCGCGTTGGCGGAAACCCGAGTGGCCAAGGCGGTGTTCCCGCCCACCACCAATCACCACGACACCCTGTTCGGCGGCACCGCCCTGGCCTGGATGGACGAGGTGTCCTTCATCACGGCGACGCGATTCTGCCGCAAGAAGCTGGTAACGGTCTCCACCGATCGCATCGATTTCAACCATCCCATTCCTGCCGGTTCCATCGTCGAGCTGATCGGGCGGGTGGTGAAGGTCGGCAACACTAGCCTCAAGGTGCAGGTCGAGGTATTCGTCGAGGGCATGCTGGCGGAAGGGCGCGAGCGCGCCATCAATGGCGCCTTCAGCTTCGTTGCCGTCGATGAGGCGGGCAAGCCAACGCCGGTCCTGCCTGGATTCGCCGCGTGA
- a CDS encoding thioredoxin fold domain-containing protein, which produces MRISQLLFAACLGLGVQLAQAEPEQAIRQSLTALQPNLAIESIAKSPLEGLYQVQLKGGRVLYASGDGQFVMQGYLYQVKDGKAANLTEKAENAAVARQINGLDRSQMIIYPAQGETKAHITVFTDTTCPYCQKLHAEVPELNKRGIEVRYLAFPRQGMSSPGSKQLEAVWCAKDKPAALNQMFTGREVKSETCKNPVAQQFALGQNMGIQGTPAIILADGQMIPGYQPADQLAEAAIGAQAAP; this is translated from the coding sequence ATGCGTATTTCTCAGCTGTTGTTCGCCGCTTGCCTGGGGCTCGGCGTGCAACTGGCTCAGGCCGAACCTGAGCAGGCCATCCGCCAGAGCCTGACCGCGCTGCAACCCAATCTCGCCATCGAGTCCATCGCTAAGAGTCCGCTGGAAGGCCTCTACCAGGTCCAGCTCAAGGGCGGTCGCGTGCTCTACGCCAGCGGCGATGGCCAGTTCGTCATGCAGGGCTATCTGTACCAGGTCAAGGACGGCAAGGCCGCCAACCTGACCGAGAAGGCCGAGAACGCCGCCGTGGCACGGCAGATCAACGGCCTCGACCGTAGCCAGATGATCATCTATCCGGCCCAGGGCGAGACCAAGGCGCACATCACCGTCTTCACCGACACCACCTGCCCCTATTGCCAGAAGCTGCATGCCGAGGTGCCCGAGCTGAACAAGCGCGGCATCGAGGTACGCTACCTGGCTTTCCCGCGCCAGGGCATGAGCTCGCCGGGTTCCAAGCAGTTGGAAGCGGTGTGGTGCGCCAAGGACAAGCCCGCGGCGCTGAACCAGATGTTCACCGGGCGTGAGGTCAAGTCCGAGACCTGCAAGAATCCAGTCGCCCAGCAATTCGCGCTGGGACAGAACATGGGTATCCAAGGCACGCCGGCGATCATCCTCGCCGATGGCCAGATGATCCCGGGTTATCAGCCGGCCGACCAGTTGGCGGAAGCCGCAATCGGCGCTCAAGCGGCGCCGTAA
- a CDS encoding YaeQ family protein, giving the protein MALQATPYKVELNLTDLDRGVYENLRLTVARHPSETEERLAVRLLAYVLWYNEQLAFGRGLSDVDEPALWEKSLDGRVLHWIEVGQPDAERLTWCSRRTERTSLLAYGNLRVWQTKVVDAVKTLKNLHIAAVPAEPLAELARDLPRSISWQVMISEGTLFVTDDRGQHELQLEWLLGER; this is encoded by the coding sequence ATGGCTCTGCAAGCCACGCCCTACAAAGTCGAACTCAACCTCACCGATCTGGATCGTGGCGTCTACGAGAACCTGCGCCTGACCGTGGCGCGGCATCCTTCCGAGACCGAGGAGCGGTTGGCGGTGCGGTTGCTGGCCTATGTGCTCTGGTACAACGAGCAGCTGGCCTTCGGGCGCGGCCTGTCCGATGTCGACGAGCCGGCGCTGTGGGAAAAGAGTCTCGATGGCCGGGTGCTGCACTGGATCGAGGTCGGCCAGCCCGATGCCGAGCGCCTGACCTGGTGCAGCCGCCGTACCGAACGCACCAGCCTGCTGGCCTATGGCAACCTGCGCGTCTGGCAGACCAAGGTGGTGGATGCGGTCAAGACGCTGAAGAATCTGCATATCGCCGCGGTCCCCGCCGAGCCCCTGGCCGAGTTGGCCCGCGACCTGCCGCGGAGCATTTCCTGGCAGGTGATGATCAGCGAGGGCACCCTGTTCGTCACCGACGACCGCGGTCAGCACGAACTGCAGCTGGAATGGCTGCTGGGCGAGCGTTGA
- the rplS gene encoding 50S ribosomal protein L19 — MTNKIIAQIEAEQMNKEIPAFAPGDTVIVQVKVKEGDRQRLQAFEGVVIGKRNRGLNSAFTVRKISNGVGVERTFQTYSPLVDSLSVKRRGDVRKAKLYYLRELSGKAARIKEKLS; from the coding sequence ATGACCAACAAAATCATTGCCCAGATCGAAGCTGAGCAGATGAACAAAGAAATCCCGGCGTTCGCCCCCGGCGACACCGTGATTGTCCAGGTGAAGGTGAAGGAAGGCGACCGTCAGCGTCTGCAGGCCTTCGAAGGCGTGGTGATCGGCAAGCGTAACCGCGGCCTGAACAGCGCCTTCACCGTGCGCAAGATCTCCAACGGTGTTGGCGTCGAGCGTACCTTCCAGACCTACAGCCCGCTGGTCGACAGCCTGAGCGTCAAGCGTCGCGGCGACGTGCGTAAGGCCAAGCTGTACTACCTGCGCGAGCTGTCCGGCAAGGCTGCCCGCATCAAGGAAAAGCTTTCCTGA
- a CDS encoding tellurite resistance TerB family protein: MNTRGLLDQLLKAGQQALANKTGHSTTRPGAGATPAGKDGLGGLLSGLGNSGLAAGALTALLGSKRGRSLGGKAVGYGGLAALGMVAYKAYQSWQANQAQGGQTVEPRTVDRVPEHEAEAHGRAVLIALIAAAKADGHVDAQERQAIEAEMGKLDNDPELRSWLQRELEQPLDPAKVAAAAETPEIAAEMYLASLMLIDDQQYMEKAYLDELARQLHLEPGLRAELERQAAAV, encoded by the coding sequence ATGAACACCCGCGGTCTGCTCGATCAACTGCTCAAGGCTGGCCAGCAAGCCTTGGCCAACAAGACCGGCCATTCGACCACGCGACCAGGCGCTGGCGCGACTCCTGCCGGCAAGGACGGTCTCGGCGGCCTGCTGTCGGGCCTGGGCAACAGCGGCCTGGCAGCGGGTGCCCTGACTGCGCTGCTGGGCAGCAAGCGGGGCCGCAGCCTGGGCGGCAAGGCGGTCGGCTACGGTGGTCTGGCGGCGCTCGGCATGGTGGCCTACAAGGCCTATCAATCCTGGCAAGCCAACCAGGCGCAAGGCGGGCAAACGGTCGAGCCGCGCACCGTGGACCGGGTCCCCGAGCATGAAGCCGAGGCCCATGGCCGCGCGGTACTCATCGCCCTGATCGCCGCGGCCAAGGCTGATGGGCACGTGGATGCCCAGGAACGCCAGGCCATCGAGGCCGAGATGGGCAAGCTGGACAATGACCCCGAGCTGCGCAGCTGGCTGCAGCGCGAGCTGGAGCAGCCACTGGACCCGGCCAAGGTCGCCGCCGCTGCCGAAACCCCGGAAATCGCCGCCGAGATGTACCTCGCCAGCCTAATGCTGATCGACGACCAGCAGTACATGGAGAAGGCCTACCTGGACGAGCTGGCGCGTCAGTTGCACCTGGAACCCGGTTTGCGTGCCGAGCTGGAGCGTCAGGCCGCGGCGGTCTGA
- a CDS encoding NADH:flavin oxidoreductase/NADH oxidase has product MSLLFQSLTLRQLTLPNRVVVSPMCQYSSEDGFANDWHLVHLGSRAVGGAGLVIFEATAVTPDGRITPQDLGLWKDEQIEPLRRITQFIEGQGSVAGIQLAHAGRKASTWQPWAGKHGSVPIAEGGWVPVAPSAIAFDPQHTRPTAVDRDDIASIRRAFVDTAERALAAGFKVAEIHAAHGYLLHQFLSPLSNRRDDDYGGNFENRIRLLLEVTADVRAVWPAELPLFVRVSATDWVEDGWDVDETVELARRLKTLGVDLIDVSSGGTAAQADIPTGPGYQTQFAERVRKEAEIPSGAVGMITDAAQAEHVLRTGQADLVLLARELLRDPYWPLNAAEALREKVSWPPQYVRAAHRDTPLRKPFGAE; this is encoded by the coding sequence ATGAGTCTCCTGTTCCAGTCCCTGACCCTGCGTCAGCTGACCCTGCCCAACCGGGTGGTGGTCTCCCCGATGTGCCAGTACTCCAGCGAAGACGGCTTCGCCAACGACTGGCACCTGGTCCACCTCGGCAGTCGCGCCGTTGGCGGCGCCGGTCTGGTGATCTTCGAGGCCACCGCGGTTACCCCCGACGGGCGTATCACGCCCCAGGATCTCGGCCTGTGGAAGGACGAGCAGATCGAGCCGCTGCGGCGCATCACCCAGTTCATCGAAGGCCAGGGCAGTGTCGCCGGCATCCAGCTGGCCCATGCCGGGCGCAAGGCCAGTACCTGGCAGCCCTGGGCCGGCAAGCATGGCAGCGTGCCCATCGCCGAGGGCGGCTGGGTCCCGGTGGCACCGTCGGCCATCGCCTTCGACCCCCAGCACACCCGACCCACTGCCGTTGATCGCGATGACATCGCCAGCATTCGCCGGGCCTTCGTGGACACCGCCGAGCGCGCCCTGGCGGCCGGCTTCAAGGTGGCCGAGATCCATGCGGCCCATGGCTATCTGCTGCACCAATTCCTCTCGCCGCTCTCCAACCGGCGCGACGACGACTATGGTGGCAACTTCGAGAATCGCATCCGTCTGCTGCTGGAGGTCACCGCCGATGTGCGCGCGGTCTGGCCGGCTGAGCTGCCGCTGTTCGTGCGGGTCTCGGCCACCGATTGGGTGGAGGACGGCTGGGACGTCGATGAGACGGTGGAACTGGCACGCCGGCTGAAAACCCTGGGCGTCGACCTGATCGACGTCTCTTCCGGTGGCACCGCGGCCCAGGCCGATATTCCCACCGGCCCCGGCTACCAGACCCAGTTCGCCGAGCGGGTGCGCAAGGAAGCCGAGATTCCCAGCGGCGCGGTGGGCATGATCACCGATGCGGCCCAGGCCGAGCACGTGCTGCGTACCGGCCAGGCCGATCTGGTGCTGCTGGCGCGGGAACTGCTGCGCGATCCCTATTGGCCGCTGAACGCCGCCGAGGCACTACGGGAGAAGGTCTCCTGGCCGCCGCAGTACGTGCGGGCGGCGCATCGGGATACACCGCTGCGCAAGCCCTTCGGCGCGGAGTAG
- the recJ gene encoding single-stranded-DNA-specific exonuclease RecJ, translating into MRLEPRPLPPVLPDLGDLPPLLTRLYAARGVTQPEELDKGLARLVPYHQLKGIEAAVELLARALEERRRILIVGDFDADGATASAVGVLALRRLGAAWVDYLVPNRFEYGYGLTPEIVAVALQREPEVLLTVDNGISSLDGVAAAKAAGLQVVITDHHLPGAELPAADAIVNPNQPACAFPSKCIAGVGVIFYVMLALRSRLRENGWFTRQGLAEPNLAELLDLVALGSVADVVPLDANNRILVHQGLMRIRAGRARPGLKALLEVAGRQPGKVASSDLGFILGPRLNAAGRLDDMSIGIELLLCEDPELAREYAQQLDDFNKDRKSIEQGMQREALKQLKELPEDDLPFGLCLFDPEWHQGVIGILASRLKEKYHRPALAFADDGSGTGMLKGSARSVAGLHIRDALDAVATRHPGLITKFGGHAMAAGLSLPQAHYETFAVAFDAEVRRHLQADDLSGRLQTDGCLAPTEFQLDLAQALRQAGPWGQQFPEPLFHGTFEILSQRLLKERHLKLTLRSEQGGPELDGIAFNIDRDTWPDPNIRWAEVAYRLDVNEFRGNESVQLLVVHLAPR; encoded by the coding sequence ATGCGTCTGGAGCCCCGCCCGCTACCGCCGGTATTGCCCGACCTGGGTGACCTGCCGCCGCTGCTCACCCGGCTCTATGCCGCCCGTGGCGTGACCCAACCGGAAGAGCTGGACAAGGGCCTGGCGCGGCTGGTGCCCTATCACCAGCTCAAGGGCATCGAGGCGGCGGTCGAGCTGCTGGCCCGTGCCCTGGAAGAACGCCGGCGCATCCTCATCGTCGGCGACTTCGATGCCGATGGCGCCACCGCCAGTGCCGTGGGTGTGCTGGCCTTACGTCGCCTGGGCGCGGCCTGGGTCGACTATTTGGTACCCAATCGCTTCGAGTACGGCTATGGCCTGACGCCCGAGATCGTCGCCGTGGCCCTGCAACGTGAGCCGGAAGTACTGCTCACCGTCGACAACGGCATCTCCAGCCTGGACGGCGTGGCCGCGGCCAAGGCCGCTGGCTTGCAGGTGGTCATCACCGACCATCACCTGCCGGGCGCCGAGCTGCCCGCCGCCGATGCCATCGTCAATCCGAACCAGCCAGCCTGTGCCTTCCCCAGCAAGTGCATCGCCGGGGTGGGGGTGATCTTCTATGTGATGCTGGCCCTGCGCAGTCGCCTGCGCGAAAACGGCTGGTTCACCCGCCAGGGCCTGGCCGAGCCCAACCTGGCCGAGTTGCTCGACCTGGTGGCCCTGGGCAGCGTGGCCGATGTGGTCCCGCTGGATGCCAACAACCGTATCCTGGTGCACCAGGGGCTGATGCGTATCCGCGCCGGCCGGGCACGGCCGGGGCTCAAGGCACTGCTGGAAGTCGCCGGGCGCCAGCCGGGCAAGGTGGCCTCCAGCGACTTGGGCTTCATCCTCGGGCCGCGGCTCAATGCCGCGGGTCGCCTGGACGACATGTCCATCGGCATCGAGCTGCTGCTCTGCGAGGACCCGGAGCTGGCGCGCGAATATGCCCAGCAACTGGATGACTTCAACAAGGATCGCAAGAGCATCGAGCAGGGCATGCAGCGCGAGGCGCTCAAGCAGCTCAAGGAGTTGCCGGAAGACGATCTGCCCTTCGGCCTCTGCCTCTTCGATCCGGAGTGGCACCAGGGCGTGATCGGCATCCTCGCCTCGCGGCTCAAGGAAAAGTATCACCGCCCGGCGCTGGCCTTCGCCGACGACGGCAGCGGCACCGGCATGCTCAAGGGCTCGGCGCGTTCGGTCGCCGGGTTGCACATCCGCGATGCCCTGGACGCCGTGGCGACCCGCCATCCGGGCCTGATCACCAAGTTCGGCGGTCATGCCATGGCGGCCGGCCTCAGTCTGCCCCAGGCGCACTACGAGACCTTCGCCGTGGCCTTCGACGCCGAGGTGCGCCGCCACCTGCAGGCCGACGACCTCAGCGGGCGATTGCAGACCGATGGCTGCCTCGCTCCGACCGAGTTCCAGCTCGACCTGGCCCAGGCCCTGCGCCAAGCCGGTCCCTGGGGCCAGCAATTTCCCGAGCCGCTGTTCCACGGCACCTTCGAGATCCTCTCCCAGCGCCTGCTCAAGGAGCGGCATCTGAAGCTGACCCTGCGCAGCGAGCAGGGCGGCCCGGAGCTGGACGGCATCGCCTTCAACATCGATCGCGACACCTGGCCCGATCCGAACATCCGTTGGGCCGAAGTGGCCTATCGGCTGGACGTGAACGAATTCCGCGGTAACGAGAGCGTGCAATTGCTGGTGGTGCACCTGGCACCACGTTAG
- the thrC gene encoding threonine synthase, with the protein MRYISTRGQAPALNFEEVLLAGLASDGGLYVPENLPRFSLEEIASWAGLPYHELAFRVMKPFVAGSIADAEFKAILEETYAGFAHSSIAPLRQLDANEWVLELFHGPTLAFKDFALQLLGRLLDHVLAKRGERVVIMGATSGDTGSAAIEGCKRCENVDIFILHPHQRVSEVQRRQMTTLLGDNIHNIAIEGNFDDCQEMVKASFADQGFLKGTPLVAVNSINWARIMAQIVYYFHAALQLGAPARSIAFSVPTGNFGDIFAGYLARNMGLPVSQLVVATNRNDILHRFMSGNRYDKQELEASLSPSMDIMVSSNFERLLFDLHGRDGQALAELMAGFRASGKLSVADDRWSEARKLFDSLAVSDEDTCATIAEVYAATGEVLDPHTAIGVRAARECRRSLATPMVVLGTAHPVKFPEAVEKAGIGATLSLPTHLADLLQREERCTVLPNDLAAVQAFVSRHGKRGQPL; encoded by the coding sequence ATGCGTTACATCAGTACCCGCGGCCAGGCGCCCGCGCTGAATTTTGAAGAAGTCCTGCTGGCGGGTCTCGCCAGCGACGGTGGTCTCTATGTGCCGGAGAACCTGCCGCGCTTTTCCCTGGAGGAGATCGCTTCCTGGGCCGGTCTGCCCTACCACGAGCTGGCCTTCCGGGTGATGAAGCCTTTCGTCGCCGGCTCCATCGCCGATGCCGAATTCAAGGCCATCCTGGAAGAGACCTACGCCGGTTTCGCCCATAGTTCGATCGCGCCGCTGCGCCAGCTGGACGCCAACGAATGGGTGCTGGAGCTGTTCCACGGCCCGACCCTGGCCTTCAAGGACTTTGCCCTGCAACTGCTGGGTCGTCTGCTCGACCACGTGCTGGCCAAGCGCGGCGAGCGTGTGGTGATCATGGGCGCCACCTCCGGTGATACCGGTTCGGCGGCCATCGAGGGCTGCAAGCGCTGCGAGAACGTGGACATCTTCATCCTGCATCCGCACCAGCGGGTGTCGGAAGTGCAGCGTCGGCAGATGACCACGCTGCTGGGCGACAACATCCACAACATCGCCATCGAAGGCAACTTCGACGACTGCCAGGAGATGGTCAAGGCCAGCTTCGCCGACCAGGGTTTCCTCAAGGGTACCCCGCTGGTGGCGGTCAACTCGATCAACTGGGCACGGATCATGGCCCAGATCGTCTACTACTTCCACGCGGCCCTGCAGCTGGGCGCCCCGGCGCGCTCCATCGCCTTCTCGGTGCCCACCGGCAACTTCGGCGACATCTTCGCCGGCTACCTGGCGCGCAACATGGGCCTGCCGGTAAGTCAGCTGGTGGTGGCCACCAACCGCAACGACATCCTGCACCGCTTCATGTCCGGCAACCGCTACGACAAGCAGGAGCTGGAAGCCTCGCTGTCGCCGTCCATGGACATCATGGTGTCGTCCAACTTCGAGCGCCTGCTGTTCGACCTGCACGGTCGCGACGGCCAGGCCCTGGCCGAGCTGATGGCCGGCTTCCGCGCCAGCGGCAAGCTGTCGGTGGCGGATGATCGCTGGAGCGAGGCGCGCAAGCTGTTCGACTCCCTGGCGGTCAGTGACGAAGACACCTGCGCCACCATCGCCGAGGTCTATGCCGCGACCGGCGAGGTGCTGGATCCGCACACCGCCATCGGCGTCCGCGCCGCTCGCGAATGCCGCCGCAGCCTGGCCACGCCCATGGTCGTGCTGGGTACCGCCCACCCGGTGAAATTCCCCGAAGCGGTGGAAAAGGCCGGTATCGGCGCCACCCTCAGCCTGCCGACCCACCTGGCCGACCTGCTGCAGCGTGAAGAGCGCTGCACCGTGCTGCCCAACGACCTGGCCGCCGTCCAGGCCTTCGTCAGCCGCCACGGCAAGCGTGGGCAGCCGCTGTAA
- a CDS encoding nuclear transport factor 2 family protein, which yields MRSRLAVLFALSLALIAGQVQAAAEDARVIANRYLDAWNDHDAEAASALLDPKVQYFDSGTATTETSRTQARDRIVRVTLKAVPDLQVKMVHKPVIGPRSIAFEWELTGNTTIAAGKQPVKIRGASIMRIRDGRIWYLGDYYDSDALEALLRPAKP from the coding sequence ATGCGTTCGCGTCTGGCTGTGCTGTTCGCGCTTTCGCTTGCCCTCATCGCTGGCCAGGTCCAGGCCGCGGCCGAGGATGCTCGCGTCATCGCCAATCGCTATCTCGATGCCTGGAATGACCATGATGCCGAAGCCGCCAGTGCCTTGCTCGATCCCAAGGTGCAGTACTTCGATAGCGGTACGGCGACGACCGAAACCAGCCGCACCCAGGCCCGAGACAGGATCGTTCGCGTCACCCTCAAGGCCGTGCCCGACCTGCAGGTGAAGATGGTGCACAAGCCGGTCATCGGGCCGCGCAGTATTGCCTTCGAGTGGGAACTCACCGGCAACACGACCATCGCTGCCGGCAAGCAACCGGTCAAGATCCGCGGTGCCAGCATCATGCGAATTCGCGACGGCCGCATCTGGTACCTGGGCGACTACTACGACAGTGATGCCCTGGAAGCGCTGCTGCGACCCGCCAAGCCGTAA
- the xerD gene encoding site-specific tyrosine recombinase XerD: protein MSSERLIEEFLDALWLEKGLSPHTRSAYRTDLLAFARWLEARGLTLETVGRDAVLDHLGWRLSEGYQARSTARFLSGLRSFYKYAVRENRIAEDPTLLVSMPQLGAPLPKSLSEADVEALLAAPDTEDTLGLRDRTMLEVLYATGLRVTELVSLTLDEVNLREGSLRVFGKGSKERLIPLGEEAIAWLEDYLKTARPLLLGGQPGDVLFPSQRGTVMTRQTFWHRIKLHAQVAGIRTSLSPHTLRHAFATHLLNHGADLRTVQMLLGHTSLSTTQIYTHVARVRLQQLHAQHHPRG from the coding sequence GTGAGCAGCGAACGGCTGATCGAGGAATTCCTCGACGCCCTGTGGCTGGAAAAGGGCCTGTCGCCCCATACCCGCAGCGCCTACCGGACCGACCTGCTAGCCTTCGCCCGCTGGCTGGAGGCTAGGGGCCTGACCCTGGAGACGGTCGGCCGCGACGCCGTGCTCGATCATCTCGGCTGGCGGCTGAGCGAAGGCTACCAGGCACGTTCCACTGCGCGCTTTCTCTCCGGTCTGCGCAGCTTCTATAAATACGCCGTGCGCGAGAACCGCATCGCCGAGGATCCTACGCTGCTGGTGAGCATGCCGCAGCTGGGCGCCCCCCTGCCCAAGAGCCTGTCCGAAGCGGACGTGGAAGCCCTGCTGGCCGCGCCCGATACCGAGGACACCCTCGGCCTGCGTGATCGCACCATGCTCGAGGTGCTCTATGCCACCGGCCTGCGGGTGACCGAGCTGGTCAGCCTGACCTTGGACGAGGTCAATCTGCGCGAGGGGTCGCTGCGGGTATTCGGCAAGGGCAGCAAGGAGCGGCTGATTCCCCTGGGCGAGGAGGCCATCGCCTGGCTGGAGGACTATCTCAAGACGGCGCGACCGCTGCTGCTGGGTGGTCAGCCCGGCGACGTCCTCTTTCCCAGTCAGAGGGGCACGGTCATGACCCGGCAGACCTTTTGGCACCGTATCAAGCTGCACGCCCAGGTGGCCGGCATCCGCACCTCGCTGTCGCCGCATACCCTGAGGCACGCCTTCGCCACCCATCTGCTCAACCACGGCGCCGACCTGCGTACGGTGCAGATGCTGCTCGGCCATACCAGTCTCTCCACCACCCAGATCTACACCCATGTCGCCCGGGTGCGCCTGCAACAACTGCACGCCCAGCACCATCCGCGCGGCTAG
- a CDS encoding homoserine dehydrogenase — MKPVKVGICGLGTVGSGTFNVLKRNAEEIARRAGRGIEVAQIAQRRPNPHCDTGSTPITADVLAVADNPEIDVVVELIGGYTLARELVLRAIANGKHVVTANKALIAVHGNEIFAKAREQGVIVAFEASVAGGIPVIKALREGLAANRINWVAGIINGTGNFILSEMREKGRTFPDVLAEAQALGYAEADPTFDVEGIDAAHKLTILASIAFGIPLQFDKAYTEGITRLTTADVGYAEALGYRIKHLGVARSTAQGIELRVHPTLIPADRLIANVNGVMNAVMVNGDAVGSTLFYGAGAGREPTASAVVADLVDVVRAMTSDPENRVPHLAFQPDALSDHPVLPIESCESAYYLRIQAKDHPGVLAQVASILSARGINIESIMQKEAEEHDGLVPMILITHRVTERHMVEAITALEALDDVIGDVVRIRVEHLN; from the coding sequence GTGAAGCCGGTCAAAGTAGGCATCTGTGGTCTGGGTACCGTGGGCAGCGGGACCTTCAACGTACTCAAGCGTAACGCCGAGGAAATCGCCCGGCGCGCCGGGCGGGGTATCGAGGTGGCGCAGATCGCCCAGCGCCGGCCGAATCCCCATTGCGATACCGGCAGCACGCCGATCACCGCCGATGTCCTGGCGGTGGCGGACAATCCCGAGATCGACGTGGTCGTCGAGTTGATCGGCGGCTACACCCTGGCCCGCGAGCTGGTGCTGCGTGCCATCGCCAACGGCAAGCACGTGGTCACCGCCAACAAGGCGCTGATCGCCGTGCACGGCAACGAGATCTTCGCCAAGGCGCGTGAGCAGGGCGTGATCGTCGCCTTCGAGGCCTCGGTGGCCGGCGGCATCCCGGTGATCAAGGCGCTGCGCGAGGGCCTGGCGGCCAACCGCATCAACTGGGTGGCCGGCATCATCAATGGCACCGGCAACTTCATCCTGTCCGAGATGCGCGAGAAGGGTCGTACCTTCCCCGACGTCCTGGCCGAAGCCCAGGCACTGGGCTATGCCGAAGCCGATCCGACCTTCGACGTGGAAGGCATCGATGCTGCCCACAAGCTGACCATCCTGGCGTCCATCGCCTTCGGCATCCCGCTGCAGTTCGACAAGGCCTACACCGAGGGCATCACCCGCCTGACCACCGCCGACGTCGGCTATGCCGAGGCGCTGGGCTATCGCATCAAGCACCTGGGTGTGGCGCGCAGCACCGCTCAGGGCATCGAGCTGCGGGTGCACCCGACGCTGATCCCGGCCGATCGCCTGATCGCCAACGTCAACGGCGTGATGAACGCGGTGATGGTCAACGGCGATGCCGTTGGCTCGACGCTGTTCTACGGCGCCGGTGCCGGTCGCGAGCCTACCGCTTCGGCCGTGGTGGCCGACCTGGTGGATGTGGTCCGCGCCATGACCTCCGATCCGGAGAATCGCGTGCCGCACCTGGCCTTCCAGCCCGATGCGCTGTCCGACCATCCGGTGCTGCCGATCGAGTCCTGCGAGAGCGCCTACTATCTGCGCATCCAGGCCAAGGATCATCCGGGCGTGCTGGCCCAGGTGGCGAGCATCCTCTCGGCGCGTGGCATCAACATCGAGTCCATCATGCAGAAGGAAGCCGAGGAGCATGACGGCCTGGTGCCCATGATCCTCATCACCCACCGCGTGACCGAGCGCCACATGGTCGAGGCCATCACCGCGCTGGAAGCCCTGGACGATGTCATCGGCGACGTGGTCCGCATCCGGGTCGAGCACCTGAACTGA
- a CDS encoding LysR family transcriptional regulator yields MFDWNDLRVFLEVQRHGRLLTAARSLGVSHATVSRHLEALERALGSQLLVQQASGYQLTPAGQALLAHAQAMEEAALLAQEAVTQRLNPLGQVRVGVTEGLGTGFLARRLGGLLRDYPGLEVELVSVPRFVSVTNREADIAITLERPTAEGLIGRRLTPYRLRFYASRAYLDRAPPLDAEADLGEQTFIGYVDDLLFCRELQFIQGLCPEPRLVFRSTSVIAQREAACAGLGLAVLPCYLVGADSPLECVLPERSFTREYWISTHRELHRSTRLRVVWDFLLQLCAAERTLLLGEEALSEQPLAD; encoded by the coding sequence ATGTTCGACTGGAACGATCTGCGCGTTTTCCTGGAGGTACAACGCCATGGCCGGCTGTTGACCGCCGCCCGCAGCCTGGGCGTCAGCCATGCCACCGTGTCGCGTCATCTGGAGGCCCTGGAACGCGCCCTGGGCAGCCAGTTGCTGGTGCAACAGGCCAGCGGCTATCAGCTCACCCCGGCCGGCCAGGCGCTACTGGCCCATGCCCAGGCGATGGAAGAAGCCGCCCTGCTGGCCCAGGAGGCCGTGACGCAAAGACTCAACCCCCTGGGCCAGGTGCGGGTCGGCGTGACCGAGGGGTTGGGCACCGGCTTCCTGGCCCGACGCCTGGGTGGATTGTTGCGGGATTACCCGGGCCTGGAGGTGGAGCTGGTCTCGGTGCCGCGCTTCGTCAGCGTCACCAACCGCGAGGCGGACATCGCCATTACCTTGGAGCGCCCTACCGCCGAAGGCTTGATCGGCCGGCGGCTGACGCCCTATCGGCTGCGTTTCTACGCCAGTCGCGCCTATCTGGATCGGGCCCCACCGCTGGATGCCGAGGCCGACCTGGGCGAACAGACCTTCATCGGCTACGTCGACGACCTGCTGTTCTGCCGCGAGCTGCAATTCATCCAGGGTCTCTGCCCGGAGCCCCGCCTGGTCTTTCGCAGCACCAGCGTCATCGCCCAGCGGGAAGCGGCCTGCGCCGGACTCGGCCTGGCGGTGCTGCCCTGCTACCTGGTGGGCGCCGACAGCCCGCTGGAATGCGTGCTGCCGGAAAGATCCTTCACTCGCGAATACTGGATCTCGACCCACCGTGAGCTGCATCGCTCCACCCGCCTGCGCGTGGTCTGGGACTTCCTGCTGCAGCTCTGCGCGGCGGAACGGACCCTGCTCCTGGGTGAAGAGGCCTTGAGTGAACAGCCGTTGGCCGACTAG